The proteins below come from a single Eucalyptus grandis isolate ANBG69807.140 chromosome 3, ASM1654582v1, whole genome shotgun sequence genomic window:
- the LOC120291775 gene encoding plant intracellular Ras-group-related LRR protein 4-like, with protein sequence MLQYLAELDVSYTGITELPNTIINLKSLKLLKMNHNHLQKLPEAIGMMEKLEEIYGEYCARLEMIPSAIMRLPLLKYVTLIGTRVEHVPKLPQSLINVCLSSTAAAKEVSEILDLLNLSSLRNLTLCFAKGDDKSFVYYRSEHQPHVFHSSLRVELPSITDVSSIGGLLRCLGELELIWCKNLRQIQELPSNLRKLTIRNCNLLEVVDLSNLENLLDLSLFNNRICDIQGLEGLASLQCLEVFKCKSSKFRGLERLKNL encoded by the coding sequence ATGCTACAATATTTAGCTGAGCTGGATGTCTCATACACGGGCATCACAGAGTTGCCAAATACCATTATCAATCTAAAGAGTTTGAAACTATTGAAGATGAACCACAATCACTTGCAAAAGTTGCCTGAGGCTATTGGGATGATGGAGAAACTTGAGGAAATTTATGGAGAGTATTGCGCGCGGCTAGAGATGATTCCCAGTGCTATTATGAGACTACCACTCCTGAAGTATGTGACATTAATAGGAACTCGTGTGGAGCATGTACCAAAGCTTCCACAGAGTTTGATAAATGTATGTTTGTCCTCAACTGCTGCCGCAAAAGAAGTTTCAGAGATCCTCGACCTGCTTAACCTTTCGAGTTTAAGAAATCTAACATTATGTTTTGCCAAAGGTGACGATAAATCCTTTGTCTACTATAGATCAGAGCATCAACCCCATGTTTTTCACAGCTCATTGCGTGTGGAACTTCCAAGTATTACTGACGTAAGCTCAATTGGGGGTTTGCTTCGTTGTCTAGGAGAACTTGAACTCATTTGGTGCAAGAACCTACGCCAGATTCAAGAGCTACCCTCTAATTTGAGGAAACTCACAATTAGGAATTGCAATCTTCTTGAAGTTGTCGACCTTTCCAACTTGGAGAATTTATTGGATCTAAGTCTATTCAACAATCGGATTTGTGATATTCAGGGGCTTGAAGGTTTAGCATCGTTGCAATGCTTGGAAGTTTTCAAGTGCAAGTCAAGCAAGTTCAGAGGGCTTGAAAGACTGAAGAATCTATGA